The Mycoplasmopsis gallinacea genome includes a window with the following:
- a CDS encoding antibiotic biosynthesis monooxygenase has translation MIYARATLYKVDEEKLKGFIDYLYIFAKKVCIQNTNLSFEYGLENKGDVYVIERWSTEEEYKKFIAEKEFKTELATLSKMAKNVHILYQMTTKR, from the coding sequence ATGATTTACGCAAGAGCTACACTTTATAAAGTTGATGAAGAAAAATTAAAAGGTTTTATTGATTATTTATACATTTTTGCCAAGAAAGTTTGCATTCAAAATACTAACTTAAGTTTTGAATATGGACTTGAAAACAAAGGTGATGTTTATGTAATTGAACGTTGATCTACTGAAGAAGAATATAAAAAATTCATTGCTGAAAAGGAATTTAAAACTGAACTAGCAACCCTTTCAAAAATGGCAAAAAATGTACATATTTTATACCAAATGACTACAAAAAGATAA
- a CDS encoding GA module-containing protein — translation MKRFKRICLLSSTFIGSSILPAVLLSASSNPVIASENTSGEVAANVVTDNNITVPEFLAEPDQVIKGNSNGLSFVFSDEQSYKYNLKYGQGRRTNYYFNPGAQPGVYQDKDKTIASLKMLNPNGWQDEEQEWELTLNRNATFAKEDIGGFWNLGDRWSRNPRFGILISRALELVPDTFEIITYKTTWTEEELSRTKVARMDNKPENLQFSQDVVVNSFPHPASGGRSGKIKDLYRWTSYYHDGQLVPTWKVIDEYKKRAYSWDPGYGVGSDPVRAAFLDNWQLPSTYNNGNYGYPLSNERYKILNDIGTIIGMGFDTPYGMGFPNGYTDQNWFKIKFKTRLNELLFTQSKPNPEVDNLGIKNAYVLGAFTSYDWSYFIQSVDYKIAAVTSQDIRNYSVDLKEFKQNPDTPYQLPNASFVLKYNGKIVDGSSFNNSKDENASKWWTRKYGSIDISKGREVYDNLDKWELEVTFKNTDQDFWIVKQNKVYNSATKNVTFNLEYVIDEIKHERNEAIKALESFENLNQAQKNFYKAKINEANTIDDLRNLIDVNNDNIGEIKNLDDKMASLKLKKQEARDFLDNRANLINKTERATLEGLIDQINADLTSETNAIDNEKINSYIKQVDDIIAKVFDAKFKEYLKTLNNLNDAQKQLLISKFDEEVAAGKRSNNDIYEEYQQKASSLDKAMEALNQKVASADDVKNNSNYINANHNKKEALDNALNNAASKLNNPLDLNEVNSLAAAIETAKNNLDGNINLAKAKNDINAKIDAIDNSVLSASDKAKLKEKVNAATVINNNSDATNWNSTNSINEFVDKLASKLSELKANLDKEASVKASKNYTNSNENKRQAYDNAASEAKTWANNVNKTASQSFEEILNKLSSLNNDLETALANLDGNDELTNAKAEAISLLEAKKYLNSAQKQALKKKINATSNLDELNSLKNNINSLDNAMHELINAVDMHSGRDANDAKGLEAIDKASSRDKTDKFLKATNKAAYLIALDKAKVIIASTPELSLTKLNQAKDNINLTYQALNGDSVKALSDAKEKALNTISNLPYLNNYQKEALKEKVRFESNLEKVKEIESSALKLNSAMKTLQDSLKLDPSRKASDKYRYATNASDYDQALAKAQKVNQGSRLINELDPVNVLKAQSNLEKAYNLLNGQTVKNLIDTKEDASEFLENNSSNLNNSQKEELKHLIDNANSVDQIAKIKDLISKLNNAMDKLNESLNLDSNRQTEDKFIEASNQNDYLDAISNAKEIKDSNSLNVNDILEAKDKIENAYNNLDGNVVKEIRDAKENASNDINNLPVINDAQKEALKDKINSATTKEEIDAIIDLANKVNEATKDLINSVDAHSGREANPEKGLEAISEEQARKNSDSFKNAKDPQSYLDALKEGQELLNSNDVDSILNVDKTKDAASKIENAYKKLAPVKFDRKSLWYIWLILGLVLVPFFVLIFIAWKRSRNKQS, via the coding sequence ATGAAAAGATTTAAGAGAATTTGTTTATTAAGCTCAACATTTATTGGGAGCTCAATTTTACCTGCTGTTTTATTATCAGCAAGTTCCAATCCAGTTATTGCTAGTGAAAACACTTCAGGTGAAGTGGCTGCAAATGTAGTAACTGATAATAATATAACTGTTCCAGAATTTTTAGCAGAGCCAGATCAAGTTATCAAAGGTAACTCAAATGGTTTATCTTTTGTATTTAGTGATGAACAATCTTACAAATATAATCTTAAATATGGTCAAGGAAGAAGAACCAACTACTACTTTAACCCAGGAGCTCAACCTGGAGTGTATCAGGATAAGGATAAAACAATTGCTAGCCTTAAGATGCTAAATCCAAATGGTTGACAAGATGAAGAGCAAGAATGAGAACTTACTTTAAATAGAAACGCAACTTTCGCTAAAGAAGATATCGGTGGATTTTGAAATTTAGGTGATAGATGAAGTAGAAACCCAAGATTTGGGATTCTTATTTCTAGAGCTTTAGAGCTTGTTCCTGATACTTTTGAAATCATTACTTATAAAACAACTTGAACTGAAGAAGAGCTTTCTAGAACTAAAGTAGCTAGAATGGATAATAAACCAGAAAATTTACAATTTTCTCAAGATGTAGTAGTAAATAGTTTCCCACACCCAGCTTCTGGTGGTAGAAGTGGTAAAATTAAAGACCTTTATCGTTGAACAAGCTACTACCACGATGGACAATTAGTGCCTACTTGAAAAGTTATTGATGAATACAAAAAGAGAGCTTATTCTTGAGATCCAGGTTATGGAGTTGGTTCAGATCCAGTTCGTGCAGCTTTTTTAGATAATTGACAACTTCCAAGCACATATAACAATGGTAATTATGGCTACCCATTATCAAATGAAAGATATAAAATTTTAAATGATATTGGAACTATTATTGGTATGGGATTTGATACTCCATATGGAATGGGTTTCCCAAATGGATACACTGATCAAAACTGATTCAAAATTAAATTTAAAACTAGATTAAATGAGCTTCTTTTTACTCAAAGCAAACCAAATCCAGAAGTAGATAATTTAGGAATTAAAAATGCATATGTTTTAGGTGCATTCACTTCTTATGATTGATCATACTTTATTCAAAGTGTTGATTATAAAATAGCTGCAGTTACTAGTCAAGATATTAGAAACTACTCAGTGGATTTAAAAGAATTTAAACAAAATCCAGATACGCCTTACCAGCTTCCTAATGCAAGCTTTGTTTTAAAATATAATGGAAAAATAGTTGATGGATCATCATTTAACAATAGCAAAGATGAAAATGCAAGCAAATGATGAACTAGAAAATATGGTTCAATTGATATTTCAAAAGGTAGAGAAGTTTATGATAATTTAGATAAATGAGAGCTTGAAGTTACTTTTAAAAATACAGACCAAGATTTTTGAATTGTTAAACAAAATAAAGTTTATAATTCGGCTACAAAAAATGTTACTTTCAATTTAGAATATGTTATTGATGAGATTAAACATGAAAGAAATGAAGCTATAAAAGCTCTCGAATCATTTGAAAACCTTAACCAGGCTCAAAAAAATTTCTATAAAGCTAAAATTAATGAAGCTAATACCATTGATGATTTAAGAAACTTAATTGACGTGAATAATGATAACATTGGTGAAATTAAGAACTTAGATGATAAAATGGCTTCACTCAAACTTAAAAAGCAAGAAGCAAGAGATTTTCTTGATAATCGTGCTAATTTAATTAACAAAACCGAAAGAGCTACTCTTGAGGGTTTAATTGACCAAATTAATGCAGATTTAACTTCAGAAACTAATGCTATTGATAATGAAAAAATCAACTCATACATTAAGCAAGTTGATGATATTATTGCTAAAGTTTTTGATGCTAAATTTAAGGAATACCTAAAAACTTTAAATAATCTTAATGATGCTCAAAAACAACTTCTTATAAGCAAATTTGATGAAGAAGTAGCTGCTGGTAAAAGAAGTAATAACGATATTTATGAAGAATATCAACAAAAAGCTAGCTCTTTAGATAAAGCAATGGAAGCTCTTAACCAAAAAGTTGCAAGCGCTGATGATGTTAAAAATAATTCAAATTACATTAATGCTAACCATAATAAAAAAGAAGCTTTAGATAACGCACTTAATAATGCTGCTTCGAAGTTAAATAATCCACTTGATCTAAATGAAGTTAATAGCTTAGCAGCAGCTATAGAAACAGCTAAAAATAATTTAGATGGAAATATCAATTTAGCTAAAGCTAAAAATGATATTAATGCCAAAATTGATGCAATTGATAACTCAGTGCTTTCAGCATCTGATAAAGCTAAATTAAAAGAAAAAGTTAATGCAGCTACAGTTATTAATAATAATTCTGATGCTACAAATTGAAATAGTACAAACAGCATTAACGAATTTGTTGATAAATTAGCAAGTAAGCTTAGCGAATTAAAAGCTAATTTAGATAAAGAAGCAAGCGTTAAAGCAAGCAAAAACTACACTAATTCAAACGAAAATAAAAGGCAAGCATATGATAATGCTGCTAGCGAAGCAAAAACTTGAGCAAATAATGTAAATAAAACTGCTAGTCAAAGCTTTGAAGAGATTTTAAACAAATTAAGCTCTTTAAATAATGATTTAGAAACCGCCTTAGCTAACCTTGATGGTAATGATGAACTTACAAATGCCAAAGCAGAAGCAATTAGTCTTCTTGAAGCTAAAAAATACTTAAATAGCGCTCAAAAACAAGCGCTTAAAAAGAAAATTAATGCAACTTCTAATTTAGATGAGCTTAACAGCCTTAAAAATAATATTAACTCTTTAGATAATGCAATGCACGAGCTTATTAACGCTGTTGATATGCATTCTGGAAGAGATGCAAATGATGCTAAAGGACTTGAAGCTATTGATAAAGCAAGCTCAAGAGATAAAACGGATAAATTCCTCAAAGCTACAAATAAAGCAGCTTACTTAATAGCTCTTGATAAAGCAAAAGTAATTATTGCTAGCACCCCTGAGCTTTCATTAACCAAATTAAATCAAGCTAAAGATAACATTAATTTAACTTACCAAGCACTTAATGGTGATAGCGTTAAAGCACTTAGCGATGCAAAAGAGAAAGCTCTAAATACTATTAGTAACTTGCCATATTTAAATAATTATCAAAAAGAAGCCCTTAAAGAAAAAGTCCGTTTCGAAAGTAACCTTGAGAAAGTTAAAGAAATTGAAAGTAGTGCCTTAAAATTAAATAGTGCAATGAAAACACTTCAAGATTCACTTAAACTTGATCCAAGTAGAAAAGCTAGCGATAAATATAGATATGCAACAAATGCTAGTGATTATGATCAAGCTTTAGCTAAAGCGCAAAAAGTTAATCAAGGTTCACGTTTGATTAATGAACTTGATCCGGTTAATGTTCTAAAAGCGCAAAGTAACCTTGAAAAAGCTTATAACCTTTTAAATGGACAAACTGTTAAAAACCTTATTGATACTAAAGAAGATGCAAGTGAGTTTTTAGAAAATAATTCAAGCAACCTTAATAACTCACAAAAAGAAGAACTTAAACACTTAATTGATAATGCAAATTCAGTTGATCAAATTGCTAAAATTAAAGATTTAATTTCTAAATTAAATAATGCAATGGATAAGTTAAATGAATCACTTAACTTAGATTCAAATAGACAAACAGAAGATAAATTTATTGAAGCAAGCAACCAAAATGATTATTTAGATGCAATTTCTAATGCAAAAGAAATCAAAGATAGCAACTCATTAAATGTTAACGACATTCTTGAAGCAAAAGATAAAATCGAAAATGCTTATAATAATCTTGATGGAAATGTTGTAAAAGAAATCCGTGATGCTAAAGAGAATGCATCAAATGATATTAATAACTTACCAGTTATTAATGATGCTCAAAAAGAAGCTTTAAAAGATAAAATTAATTCTGCAACTACTAAAGAAGAAATTGATGCAATTATTGACCTTGCAAATAAAGTAAATGAAGCTACTAAAGATTTAATTAATTCAGTAGATGCACATTCTGGAAGAGAAGCAAATCCTGAAAAAGGTCTTGAAGCAATTTCTGAAGAACAAGCTAGAAAAAATAGTGATAGTTTTAAAAATGCTAAAGATCCACAAAGCTACTTAGATGCTCTTAAAGAAGGGCAAGAGTTACTTAATTCTAACGACGTAGATTCAATTTTAAATGTCGATAAAACTAAAGATGCTGCTTCAAAAATTGAAAATGCTTACAAAAAACTTGCACCAGTTAAATTTGATCGAAAATCACTTTGATACATTTGATTAATTTTAGGTCTTGTATTAGTGCCATTCTTTGTTTTAATCTTTATTGCTTGAAAAAGATCAAGAAATAAACAATCTTAA
- a CDS encoding IS1634 family transposase, whose product MCMQAKTKEKRTWILCVSKQKAGTYIQVGCRKIKGTGYETRFGVGYEHDFEKYQKNSIEKIKMLVKDIPLTTPKEEIIEIINQKFKENKNDLVEYRKRFKGYELVSSLVDHFDIFKDCHKTKSVSLKEVVMQQIYQRLKEPLSILGTFNSLKKEQEFVYSKNSFYRSLDYIAENRGQILQNVNSVLVNEHKKDVEIIWYDSTTTYFETFSREGYKKPGYSKDGKFKEDQIVIGLATDSNGIPLHYKVFPGNTTDANTFIPFVLEIQKIYKIKQITIIADKGMSLNKNIRFLESKGLKFIISYRMKTGTKDFKEFVLNQEGYIHSKTGLVHKSEEFLSQYRNGRINGKIRKRIITFSKKRARKDAEDRQILINNFLKKAKNGKVSYEDIAGGKKYRFFKAVDKSGYYELDNEKILQDEKFDGYYVYETNRHDLTPDQIVDLYAKQWKVEENFRSLKSRLVLRPMYLSSWKHITGYICLCFLSLVLMKFLVFKINDLIGLSQKDKFTEHRLNKMINDIIEVEEKFNNKTVKIFDIKDKSLEDSWNDYLLIQKVLEMIKK is encoded by the coding sequence ATGTGCATGCAAGCAAAAACAAAAGAAAAAAGAACATGAATATTGTGTGTTTCTAAACAAAAAGCAGGTACATATATACAGGTCGGGTGCAGAAAAATAAAAGGCACAGGATATGAAACGAGATTTGGGGTTGGATATGAACATGACTTTGAGAAGTATCAAAAAAATTCAATTGAAAAAATCAAAATGCTTGTTAAAGACATACCTTTAACAACTCCCAAAGAAGAAATTATTGAAATTATTAATCAAAAGTTTAAAGAAAACAAAAATGATCTTGTTGAATATAGAAAAAGATTTAAGGGATATGAACTTGTTTCTTCGTTGGTTGATCATTTTGACATTTTTAAAGACTGTCATAAAACAAAATCAGTAAGTTTAAAAGAAGTTGTGATGCAACAAATTTATCAAAGATTAAAAGAGCCATTAAGTATTTTAGGCACTTTCAATAGTCTAAAAAAAGAACAAGAATTTGTTTATTCTAAAAATTCTTTTTACAGATCGTTAGATTACATCGCTGAAAATAGGGGGCAAATTTTACAAAATGTAAATTCAGTTCTTGTAAATGAACACAAAAAAGATGTAGAAATCATATGATATGATTCCACCACTACTTATTTTGAAACTTTTAGTAGAGAAGGGTACAAAAAACCTGGTTATTCAAAGGACGGTAAGTTTAAAGAAGATCAAATTGTTATTGGGCTAGCAACTGATTCAAACGGAATTCCACTACATTACAAAGTCTTTCCTGGAAATACAACAGATGCAAACACATTCATCCCTTTTGTCTTGGAAATTCAAAAAATATATAAGATAAAACAAATTACAATTATCGCTGATAAAGGTATGTCTTTAAACAAAAACATCAGATTTTTAGAGTCCAAAGGTTTAAAATTCATTATTTCTTACCGGATGAAAACAGGAACAAAAGACTTTAAAGAATTTGTTTTAAACCAAGAAGGTTATATTCATTCTAAAACCGGTTTAGTGCATAAATCAGAAGAATTTCTTTCTCAATATAGAAACGGTAGAATCAATGGAAAAATAAGAAAAAGAATCATTACTTTTAGTAAGAAGAGAGCAAGAAAAGATGCAGAAGATAGACAAATTTTAATCAATAACTTCCTCAAGAAAGCTAAAAACGGAAAAGTTTCTTATGAAGATATTGCAGGCGGGAAGAAATATAGATTCTTTAAAGCTGTTGACAAATCTGGTTATTATGAACTTGATAACGAAAAGATTTTGCAAGATGAAAAATTCGATGGATATTATGTTTACGAGACAAATAGACATGATTTAACTCCTGATCAAATTGTAGATTTATATGCAAAACAATGAAAAGTTGAAGAGAATTTTAGAAGCTTAAAGAGTAGATTAGTTCTTAGACCCATGTATTTATCAAGTTGGAAACACATTACTGGTTATATCTGTCTTTGCTTTTTAAGTTTAGTTTTAATGAAATTCTTAGTTTTCAAAATTAATGATTTAATAGGTTTATCTCAAAAAGATAAATTTACAGAACATAGATTAAACAAAATGATTAATGACATTATAGAAGTTGAAGAAAAATTCAACAATAAAACAGTCAAAATTTTCGATATTAAAGATAAAAGTTTGGAAGATAGTTGAAATGACTATCTATTAATTCAAAAAGTTTTAGAAATGATTAAAAAGTAA
- a CDS encoding IS1634 family transposase, with protein MASVQIIKKNKTQYVRIVESYWDKETKKPKIREVKFLGKLEDLTKDNPNFIEELKESVSSKKNQKQKDRNEQILQIMNSLKLDKFKGTEIKGYGNLVYEEIINYLELPNFLNDLQKKNSRSKYDLASITKMLILTRILEPSSKRSSVEKIKKYWYKFDDSLKDIYRSLEFLQDKKADILKHLNEQFVDKINRNLTFCFYDVTTVYFESFIPDELRKFGFSKDNKVNQTQVVLGLLIDDMGIPIYYDLFPGNTSDFLTLKPVLENIKRDLGIDKITIVADRGLNSKSNLLAIKQAGYDYIMAYKIKGKENKIEGIYDLDTYKMMYEEFSVKKQDHKELFKSNNTFYEIDNKLILTFSGKRQRKDKKDRERLIKKAEKLLNLSAIKSEMKRGGKKYLKLSANEVELDHQAILKDEAADGFYGILTSHEDMDEMEIIEQYSKLWKIEESFRVMKTNFEVRPIYLSTEKTIKGHFLICFLALTIQRYLEFVLEYCGYPLPTNKIIESIKNQKLSIIPEINTYIKSEESEEFKTILKVLGLKPIETIGKCEDVKFTI; from the coding sequence ATGGCATCAGTACAAATCATCAAAAAGAATAAAACACAATATGTAAGAATCGTAGAATCATATTGAGATAAAGAAACTAAAAAACCAAAAATTAGAGAAGTAAAATTTTTAGGTAAATTAGAAGATCTTACAAAAGATAATCCAAACTTCATTGAAGAATTAAAAGAATCTGTTAGTTCAAAGAAAAATCAAAAACAAAAAGATAGAAACGAACAAATTTTACAAATCATGAATTCTTTAAAATTGGACAAATTTAAAGGAACAGAAATTAAAGGATATGGAAATTTAGTTTACGAAGAAATCATAAATTATCTAGAATTACCAAATTTCTTAAATGACTTACAAAAGAAAAATAGTAGGTCAAAATATGACCTAGCATCAATTACAAAAATGCTAATTTTAACAAGAATTTTAGAACCATCTTCTAAAAGAAGTTCAGTTGAAAAAATTAAAAAATATTGATACAAATTTGATGATAGTTTGAAAGACATTTATAGATCACTTGAGTTTTTACAGGATAAAAAAGCGGATATTTTAAAACATTTAAATGAACAATTTGTAGACAAAATTAACAGAAATTTAACATTCTGTTTCTATGACGTTACAACTGTTTATTTTGAAAGTTTTATACCTGATGAACTTAGAAAATTTGGTTTTTCAAAAGACAATAAAGTTAACCAAACTCAAGTTGTTTTAGGTCTTTTAATCGACGATATGGGAATACCGATTTATTATGATTTATTCCCTGGAAACACATCTGATTTCTTGACTTTAAAACCTGTTTTAGAGAATATAAAAAGAGACTTAGGTATAGATAAAATTACTATTGTTGCAGATAGAGGTTTAAACTCAAAAAGTAACTTATTAGCCATAAAACAAGCAGGATACGATTACATAATGGCTTACAAAATCAAAGGTAAAGAAAATAAAATTGAAGGAATTTATGATCTTGATACATATAAAATGATGTATGAAGAATTCAGTGTGAAAAAACAAGATCACAAAGAGCTTTTTAAATCTAATAATACCTTTTATGAAATTGACAATAAACTGATTTTAACTTTCTCTGGAAAGAGACAAAGAAAAGATAAAAAAGATCGTGAAAGACTTATTAAAAAAGCTGAAAAATTACTCAATTTATCAGCTATAAAATCAGAAATGAAAAGAGGTGGTAAGAAGTATTTAAAACTTTCAGCTAACGAAGTTGAGTTAGATCATCAAGCGATTTTGAAAGATGAAGCCGCAGATGGATTTTATGGAATTTTAACATCTCATGAAGATATGGATGAAATGGAAATTATTGAACAATATTCAAAACTTTGAAAAATAGAAGAAAGTTTTAGAGTGATGAAAACAAACTTTGAAGTAAGACCAATTTATCTTTCAACTGAAAAGACAATCAAAGGACATTTTTTAATTTGCTTCCTTGCACTCACGATTCAAAGATATTTAGAATTTGTTCTTGAATATTGTGGTTATCCGCTTCCTACGAATAAAATAATTGAATCAATTAAAAATCAAAAATTATCAATTATCCCAGAAATAAATACTTATATTAAATCAGAAGAATCTGAAGAGTTCAAAACTATATTAAAAGTTCTTGGACTTAAACCAATTGAAACTATTGGTAAATGTGAAGACGTAAAATTTACTATATAG